One Glycine max cultivar Williams 82 chromosome 4, Glycine_max_v4.0, whole genome shotgun sequence DNA segment encodes these proteins:
- the LOC100780260 gene encoding bifunctional purine biosynthesis protein PurH, whose amino-acid sequence MMFVLGVSSSAAAAPAAATSSTHHLLSGTLHSPSSLSTSHLFPTTSVRSSSLHFRCVPIKAMAEVDTIAVSKTASSSAPGSKQALISLSDKKDLAFVGNGLQELGYTIVSTGGTASALESAGVAVTKVEKLTKFPEMLDGRVKTLHPNIHGGILARRDQKHHIDALSAHGIGTFDVVVVNLYPFYDKVTSAGGVEFEDGIENIDIGGPAMIRAAAKNHKDVLVVVDTEDYPALLEFLKRNQDDQKFRLKLAWKAFQHVASYDSAVSEWLWKQSVGDKFPPSLTVPLSLKSSLRYGENPHQKAAFYIDKSISEVNAGGIATAIQHHGKEMSYNNYLDADAAWNCVCEFRNPTCVVVKHTNPCGVASRDDILEAYRLAVKADPVSAFGGIVAFNVEIDEALAKEIREFRSPTDGETRMFYEIVVAPSYTEKGLEILCGKSKTLRILEAKKNEAGKLSLRQVGGGWLAQDSDDLTPHDIKFNVVSEKAPQDDELRDAEFAWLCVKHVKSNAIVIAKNNCMLGMGSGQPNRVESLRIAMRKAGDDVKGAALVSDAFFPFAWKDAVEEACESGIGVIAEPGGSIRDQDAIDCCNKYGVSLLFTNVRHFRH is encoded by the exons ATGATGTTTGTGTTGGGTGTTTCTTCCTCCGCCGCAGCCGCTCCTGCTGCTGCCACCTCCTCCACTCACCACCTTCTCAGTGGAACCCTTCACTCTCCTTCTTCCCTCTCAACTTCCCATCTATTTCCCACAACTTcg GTGCGTTCATCTTCACTGCACTTCAGGTGCGTTCCAATCAAAGCCATGGCTGAAGTTGATACTATAGCAGTGTCAAaaactgcttcttcttctgctccGG GCAGCAAGCAAGCCTTGATATCATTGTCAGACAAGAAGGATCTTGCATTTGTTGGGAATGGGCTCCAGGAATTAGG ATATACTATTGTTTCAACTGGAGGAACAGCTTCTGCATTGGAGAGTGCTGGAGTAGCTGTTACTAAAGTTGAAAAGCTCACTAAGTTCCCTGAAATG CTTGATGGTCGTGTCAAAACTTTGCACCCTAACATACATGGGGGTATCCTTGCCCGAAGGGACCAAAAACATCACATTGACGCCCTCAGTGCTCATGGGATTG GTACTTTTGATGTTGTGGTAGTGAACCTGTACCCATTTTACGATAAAGTCACATCAGCTGGAGGCGTTGAATTTGAGGATGGAATTGAAAATATTGACATCGGTGGTCCCGCCATGATTAGAGCTGCTGCAAAG AACCACAAGGATGTTTTGGTAGTGGTTGATACAGAAGACTACCCTGCCCTTCTGGAATTTCTTAAAAGAAACCAGGATGATCAAAAGTTCAGGCTAAAGCTCGCATGGAAAGCTTTTCAACATGTTGCTTCCTATGATTCTGCAGTATCTGAGTGGTTGTGGAAGCAGAGTGTGGGAG ATAAATTCCCACCTAGCTTGACAGTGCCTCTTTCACTCAAAAGTTCTCTCCGTTATGGTGAAAATCCTCATCAAAAAGCTGCATTCTATATTGACAAAAGCATTTCTGAGGTTAATGCTGGTGGAATTGCTACAGCCATCCAACACCATGGAAAG GAGATGTCATATAATAACTACTTGGATGCTGATGCTGCTTGGAACTGTGTATGCGAGTTTAGGAACCCCACGTGTGTAGTGGTGAAGCATACTAATCCATGTGGGGTAGCATCGCGTGATGATATTCTTGAAGCCTACAGACTAGCTGTTAAAGCTGATCCCGTGAGTGCATTTGGTGGAATTGTAGCTTTCAATGTGGAAATTGACGAG GCACTTGCTAAAGAAATTCGAGAATTTAGAAGCCCCACAGATGGGGAGACAAGGATGTTTTATGAAATAGTGGTTGCGCCCAGCTATACAGAGAAGGGACTTGAGATTCTCTGTGGAAAGTCTAAGACTCTAAGGATTCTTGAAGCGAAAAAGAATGAAGCTGGAAAGCTTTCACTCAGACAAGTTGGTGGAGGATGGTTAGCTCAGGATTCAGATGACTTAACCCCACATGACATCAAGTTCAACGTAGTCTCTGAGAAGGCTCCACAGGATGATGAGCTTCGTGATGCAGAGTTTGCATGGTTGTGTGTGAAGCATGTCAAAAGCAATGCTATTGTGATAGCTAAG aaCAATTGCATGTTAGGTATGGGAAGTGGGCAACCAAACCGTGTCGAGAGTTTGAGAATAGCAATGAGGAAAGCTGGAGATGATGTTAAAGGAGCAGCCTTGGTCAGTGATGCCTTCTTCCCATTTG CTTGGAAAGATGCTGTGGAAGAAGCATGTGAAAGCGGAATTGGTGTTATTGCAGAACCAGGTGGGAGTATCAGAGACCAGGATGCCATAGACTGTTGTAACAAGTATGGTGTTTCACTGCTCTTTACCAATGTCAGGCACTTTAGGCACTGA
- the LOC121174747 gene encoding putative B3 domain-containing protein At4g03170, with amino-acid sequence MTQEKDLYKWHGNLFGGQNCKQPQGSSSSSIPTMEEDIDKAAEALVSLVTSYQEGKHNLPPHENLRDYILEYGEPLKKVLTNTDVNVNQNRIFLKKEHVEKSFLPLLRNDENIEEGIRVCAYDMHDNSYTLMFKKWTKKFYVLNGEWKKFFQIHELQKNDVVTVWIFRHSKSNKVCFALAYQKIER; translated from the coding sequence ATGACACAAGAAAAAGATTTGTATAAATGGCATGGAAATCTTTTTGGTGGCCAAAATTGTAAACAGCCCCAAGGGTCGTCGTCATCATCAATACCAACAATGGAGGAAGATATTGACAAAGCTGCTGAAGCACTCGTTTCTTTGGTAACTTCATACCAAGAGGGAAAACATAATTTGCCACCACACGAGAACCTCAGAGACTATATTTTAGAGTATGGTGAGCCTCTCAAAAAGGTATTGACAAATACTGATGTGAATGTAAATCAAAAtaggatttttctcaaaaaagagCATGTGGAAAAGTCTTTCTTACCGTTATTGAGGAATGAtgaaaatattgaagaaggaatACGAGTCTGTGCCTATGACATGCATGACAATAGTTACACTCtaatgttcaagaaatggaCAAAGAAGTTTTATGTGCTTAACGGTGAGTGGAAAAAATTCTTCCAAATTCATGAATTGCAAAAGAACGATGTTGTCACGGTGTGGATATTTCGTCATTCAAAAAGCAACAAGGTATGTTTCGCTCTTGCATATCAAAAGATTGAAAGGTAA